The following coding sequences are from one Cervus canadensis isolate Bull #8, Minnesota chromosome 4, ASM1932006v1, whole genome shotgun sequence window:
- the IL9 gene encoding interleukin-9 yields the protein MLLAVVLASSLFLCASARPGCFTPLTFFTGIKNVEYLINNLQGDTSSQCNCGTSETDCLCLPISSDNCTTACFQEGLSQMSNSAMTKRFHLNVNQLKKIVVTLKSNKCGSFACEQPCNQTTRGNTVTFLKTLLQSLQSERMRDNV from the exons ATGCTCCTGGCTGTGGTCCTTGCCTCTTCCCTGTTCCTCTGCGCTTCAGCCAGGCCGGGGTGTTTCACACCCCTGACATTCTTCACAGGAATCAAGAATGTTGAGTACCTCATCAACAACCTGCAG GGAGACACATCTTCACAATGCAACTGTGGCACCAGT GAGACTGATTGTTTGTGTCTGCCCATTTCCTCT GACAACTGCACCACAGCATGCTTCCAGGAGGGCCTATCACAGATGAGCAACTCCGCAATGACCAAGAGATTCCACCTGAATGTCAACCAGCTGAAGAAAATAGTCGTAACCCTCAAGAGCAACAAGTGTgga TCTTTTGCCTGTGAACAGCCATGCAACCAAACCACCAGAGGCAATACAGTGACATTTCTGAAGACTCTGCTGCAAAGTCTCCAGAGTGAAAGGATGAGAGACAATGTGTGA